The genomic window CAGCAGCCGCTGGAGAGCGGCGTCCAGGTCTCGGGCCAGCTGTGCATGGTCGGCGTCGCCCGCTCCGGGCAGCGCCCGTACGACCACCAGGCTACCGGGGGGCAGCTCGAGCAGTCGTTCGCGTATCAGGTGCCGCAGTCTGCGCTTCACCTGATTACGAGTGACCGCGCCACCTACTGCCTTGCTCACGACGAAACCCGCACGCGTCGGGGGAGCGCTCTCCCCAGGCGCGTGCGGGTCCGTTGCACCGCTGCGTAGATGGACGACGAGAAGCGGGCGTCCGGCCCGGCGTCCCCGGCGTACCGCGGTCGCGAAGTCCTCGCGCCGCCTCAGCCGATTCTCGGTAGGCAGCACGTCATGACCTGTACGCGATCAGGCGGACAGGCGGGCGCGACCCTTGCCACGGCGGGACGCGAGAATCGCGCGGCCGGCACGGGTGCGCATACGCAGCCGGAAGCCGTGGGTCTTCGCGCGACGACGGTTGTTCGGCTGGAAGGTGCGCTTGCTCACTCGGGGGCTCCAGTAATGATTCGTGGGGTGGCGGGACATCGCCTGGCTGT from Streptomyces formicae includes these protein-coding regions:
- the rpmH gene encoding 50S ribosomal protein L34 is translated as MSKRTFQPNNRRRAKTHGFRLRMRTRAGRAILASRRGKGRARLSA
- the rnpA gene encoding ribonuclease P protein component, whose amino-acid sequence is MLPTENRLRRREDFATAVRRGRRAGRPLLVVHLRSGATDPHAPGESAPPTRAGFVVSKAVGGAVTRNQVKRRLRHLIRERLLELPPGSLVVVRALPGAGDADHAQLARDLDAALQRLLGGGAR